A single region of the Arthrobacter sp. V1I7 genome encodes:
- a CDS encoding MFS transporter → MSTQQAEIQNESAQTRKAVSNILKGSAGNLVEWYDLYVYTVFAAYFQSHFFNSQDDLQAGLEAMAVFATSFLMRPVGAWFFGRYADRKGRKAALTLSVTIMSAGSFAIAILPTTQQIGVWALVLLILVRLVQGFSVGGEYGTSATYMSEAATSRRRGFFSSFQYVTLIGGQMLALLVLVILQNVLPKGDLTEWGWRIPFAIGGVAALVVLWLRRSMEETVSAEQVEAAKVPAAAGVAQPGTMRLLFTQYWKPLLICIGVTLGGTVAFYTYTNFILKFMNDTSGIAKTDTSVINFWALFIFMLLQPVYGIISDKVGRRPLLLWFGITGVLFTWPLLSTLAGTKDPFTAFLLMLGGLLIVGGYTSINALVKAELFPASIRALGVGLGYAIANSLFGGTVPLLGAAFQKAERVDLFFTYVTVAIAISLLVYIFALKNKKATHLDREQGHAWEPGADAGDAGIAGRTDDDKDLVGASRR, encoded by the coding sequence ATGAGCACCCAGCAAGCCGAAATCCAGAATGAGTCAGCCCAGACCCGCAAAGCCGTAAGCAACATTCTCAAAGGCTCTGCCGGCAACCTCGTGGAGTGGTACGACCTCTACGTCTACACGGTCTTCGCGGCGTATTTCCAGTCGCATTTCTTCAATTCCCAGGACGACCTGCAGGCCGGCCTCGAGGCAATGGCCGTCTTCGCTACGTCATTCCTGATGCGCCCGGTCGGCGCCTGGTTCTTCGGCCGCTATGCGGACCGCAAGGGACGCAAGGCGGCGCTGACGCTCAGCGTGACGATCATGTCCGCCGGGTCCTTCGCCATCGCCATCCTGCCGACGACCCAGCAGATCGGTGTCTGGGCGCTGGTTCTGCTGATCCTGGTGCGGCTGGTCCAAGGCTTCTCCGTGGGCGGCGAATACGGCACCAGCGCCACCTACATGTCCGAGGCCGCCACCTCCAGACGCCGCGGATTCTTCTCCAGCTTCCAGTACGTCACCCTGATCGGCGGCCAGATGCTGGCCCTGCTGGTTCTCGTCATCCTGCAGAACGTCCTGCCCAAGGGCGACCTGACCGAGTGGGGCTGGCGCATCCCGTTCGCGATCGGCGGCGTCGCCGCGCTCGTGGTCCTATGGCTGCGGCGCTCGATGGAAGAAACCGTGTCGGCCGAGCAGGTCGAGGCCGCCAAGGTTCCCGCCGCGGCCGGCGTTGCACAGCCCGGCACCATGAGGCTGCTGTTCACCCAGTACTGGAAGCCGCTGCTGATCTGCATCGGCGTCACCCTCGGCGGCACCGTGGCGTTCTACACGTACACCAACTTCATCCTGAAGTTCATGAACGATACCTCCGGAATCGCCAAGACCGACACCTCCGTGATCAACTTCTGGGCACTGTTCATCTTCATGCTGCTCCAGCCGGTCTACGGCATCATCTCGGACAAGGTCGGGCGCAGGCCGCTGCTCCTGTGGTTCGGCATCACCGGCGTCCTGTTCACCTGGCCGCTGCTGTCCACCCTGGCCGGCACCAAGGATCCGTTCACGGCCTTCCTGCTGATGTTGGGCGGCCTGCTGATCGTCGGCGGCTACACCTCCATCAACGCCCTCGTGAAGGCCGAACTGTTCCCCGCCTCCATCCGTGCCCTCGGCGTGGGCCTGGGTTATGCCATTGCCAACTCGCTCTTCGGCGGTACGGTTCCGCTGCTCGGTGCCGCGTTCCAGAAGGCCGAGCGCGTGGACCTGTTCTTCACCTACGTCACCGTCGCCATCGCGATCTCGCTCCTGGTGTACATCTTCGCGCTGAAGAACAAGAAGGCCACGCACCTGGACCGCGAGCAGGGCCACGCCTGGGAGCCCGGGGCCGACGCTGGCGACGCGGGCATCGCTGGCCGCACCGACGATGACAAGGACCTCGTCGGCGCCTCGCGCCGATAG
- a CDS encoding response regulator transcription factor, which translates to MELLIVEDDDAMASALAAAVVSAGHNPTRVARGADALLVHRKFGVILLDLGLPDVDGLDVLRKLRQVTPVPILILTARDDERSVVLGLRSGADDYLVKPVKLVELLARIEAVTRRAGRHPGTPQRNIVLGDVEIDLERRVATRASEKLPLTATEFDLLALLAGHAGSVVTREQILDALWGDAFVASSRALDVHLTGLRAKLQVPGFIINVRGVGYRIEAEPA; encoded by the coding sequence ATGGAATTGCTGATCGTCGAGGACGACGACGCCATGGCGTCCGCGCTGGCCGCAGCGGTTGTGTCCGCGGGGCACAACCCCACCCGGGTTGCCCGCGGGGCTGACGCCCTGCTGGTGCACCGGAAGTTCGGGGTGATCCTGCTGGACCTGGGGCTTCCCGATGTGGATGGCCTGGACGTATTGCGGAAGCTTCGCCAGGTCACCCCGGTTCCGATCCTGATCCTCACCGCACGCGACGACGAACGCAGTGTGGTGCTTGGCCTGAGGTCCGGAGCCGACGACTACCTGGTCAAGCCCGTGAAGCTGGTCGAGCTGCTTGCCCGCATCGAAGCTGTCACCCGGCGTGCCGGCCGCCACCCCGGCACGCCGCAACGGAACATCGTGCTGGGCGACGTTGAGATCGACCTCGAAAGACGCGTAGCAACACGCGCCTCAGAAAAGTTGCCGTTGACGGCCACCGAGTTCGACCTTCTCGCGCTGCTGGCCGGTCACGCGGGCTCGGTGGTGACCCGGGAACAGATCCTGGACGCGCTGTGGGGAGATGCTTTCGTCGCATCGTCCCGGGCCCTGGACGTGCACCTGACGGGGTTGCGGGCAAAACTCCAAGTGCCAGGCTTCATCATCAACGTCCGCGGCGTCGGCTACCGGATTGAGGCGGAGCCGGCGTGA